CTTAATGGAGAATCTTTAAGTGGCTGGTCTCAATTATATTTTTTAATAGTTGGCATTGCTAAGATGTGTTTAATGGGCTTGTTGCCTTTGTGTTATGCCATTTTTTTATTAGGGCTGTTTATTGGTAAAAGTGGCGTAGTTGCGGGTTGGAACGATGGGTACGCTGATATTTTTATGGGCATTACTCTGTACGGGACTTTACCCTGTTTCATCATTTACGTTCATTTTCTTCTGCTTAATGTAGGGTGTTTTTTTGTTGCCCCTTTTCTGCGAGCCAAGCGAGTGTTTGAGTTAAATCGCACTACGGGGATGGTGACTTTGTTTAAAAAGAATAAGCCTTTCTTTACTCATCCCTTTATCGAGTTTGATTGTGTACTGATGTCGTCACCGACCCAACAAGGTTTTTTAAATTACTCGTTAACCTTAATTCATCGCTACCGTGATTATTCGGTGGGCGTGCCGATTAGCGGCTCCATGGGAGCCAACCATAAAGTGATTGAATACCATCGATTTTGGAACATGGTGCAACGTTACATGGACATCAGCCAGCCGCTGCCAGACATTTTAGTATTGGAGCCTGCGCGTCAACGAGACCCCACCACCATCGCTTACGACAAAGAGCATAACCGTAACCCAAGGTACTGGCGTGATATGACAGATAAGGAATTTAAGCAAAAGATGGATGAGATCGAAAAAGCCCAGAAGAACACCCCCGTGACAGGCAAGCCGATCGACATTTTCGAAGCTTCTAATACCACGGTAAACAAGAAGCACAATCGAAATAAGAAAAAGTAGACAATGGAACCGATGGATATGGATTTTTCTCAAACGCCTAAAAGCGGACAAGACGACTCGCAAGCACGACCGGATAACACCATCAGGCAATATCAAGACACGGCTTATAACTCAGACGATTTTTCACCTCAGAAGGCCCGAGTAGAGCAGGGCTTTTTACGTCGAATGATAACCAAAGGGAAGCTGTTTGGTTTTAGCAAAACAACGGATGCTATTGCTGTTTCCGCTATAGACGATGTGACTCCCGAAGTTATGGCCGAATACGAAGCAGACTACGAGTCTGACGGAAAGTCGATGTACTGGGATGAAAAGACGCTTAGTTCGGAATCTTTTTCTGGGTGGTCTCAAGTTTATCTTGTAATTGCGGCTTTGGCTAAGGTCTGTCTTATTGGCTTTTTGCCATTGTTCTATGTGTTTTGTTTAATCGGGTTATTTTTTGGTAAAGGGGGGGTTGTTTTTGGCTGGAACGATGGTTGGTCAGATATTTTTCTGGGTACAGCCTTTTTCGCGGTCCTACCTTGCTTATTGATTTCAGGTCATTTTAAATTGGTGGATTCTGGTCACTATTATCTTGCGCCTTTTTTACAAAGTAAACGGGTGTTTGAAATGAATCGCACCACGGGGATGGTGACGTTATTCAAACGCAACAAGCCGTATTTTACGCATCCTTTTATTGAATTTGACTGTGTGTTGTTGTCGTCTCCTACCCGCCAAGGTTTTTTAAATTATTCATTGACCTTAATTCATCGTTACAGCAATTACTCGGTTGGTGTGCCACTCGACAGCTTATTGGGGCCAAATGCTATGGTGGATGAATATTTACGTTTTTGGAATATGGTACAGCGTTATATGGACATCAGCCAGCCTTTGCCAGACATCATGATTCTAGAAGACGCTCGTAAGCGTGACCCCACCACCATCGCTTATGACAAAGAACATAACCGTAACCCGAGATACTGGCGCGATATGACGGAAGAGGAGTACGCGCAAAAATTAAAGATGCTGAAAACCGAGCAAAAAAGCATCCCAGCAACAGGCAAGCCAATCGATATCTTCAAAGGGCCGAATACCGCTAATCCAGTCAAAAAGAAGAAAAAGTAGACAATGGAACTAATGGATATGGATGTTTCCCAAACGCCTAAAAGTGGACAAAATGATCCGAAAGCACCGGAGAATACCATCAGCCAATATCAAGACACGGCTTATGACTCAGACGATTTTCCGCCTCAGAAACCGCGTCAAGAACAGGGCTTTTTACGCCGTATGATAACCAAGGGGAAGCTGTTTGATTTTAGCAAAACAACGGATGCTATTGCGATTTCTGCAATAGACGATATGACTCCTGAAGTTATGGCCGAATACGAAGCAGACTACGAGTCTGACGGAAAGCCGATGTATTGGGATGAAAAGACGCTTAGTTCGGAATCTTTTTCTGGGTGGTCTCAAGTTTATCTTGTAATTGCGGCTTTGGCTAAGGTCTGTCTTATTGGCTTTTTGCCATTGTTATATTTTTTTCTGTTAATGTTTTTATTGTTTGATGATATTGGGTGGAGCAATGGTTATTCAGAGACATTCTTAATAGTGACTCTTTATGGTACCTTGCCTTGCTTATTGATTTCAGGTCATTTTAAATTGGTGGATTCTGGTCACTATTATCTTGCGCCTTTTTTACAAAGTAAACGGGTGTTTGAAATGAATCGCACCACGGGGATGGTGACGTTATTCAAACGCAACAAGCCGTATTTTACGCACCCTTTTATTGAATTTGACTGTGTGCTGCTGTCGTCGCCCACCCGCCAAGGTTTTTTAAACTATTCCTTAACGCTAATTCATAGGTACAGTAATTATTCTGTTGGTGTACCTCTAGGCACTTTATTAGGCCCTAATGCCATGGTGGATGAATACTTACGTTTCTGGAATATGACACAGCGTTATATGGACATCAGCCAGCCCTTGCCTGACATCATGATTTTAGAAGGCGCTCGTCAACGTGATCCCACTACCATCGAGTATGACAAAGAGCACAGTCGTAACCCAAGATACTGGCGCGATATGACTGAGGAAGAGTACGCGCAGAAATTGAAGATGCTGAAAACTGAGCAAAAAAGCATTTCAGCGACAGGAAAATCGATCGATATTTTTAATGAGAGTGTAGAAAATCTATCTTCTTGAAGATTTTTAAGCGTGCGCCAATCATTCATTGACTCTATATAGTGGAACAAAGATCGGGTATAGGCCGGTTATCGCTGTTTCACGAGTTTTCAATGGGATACAAGTATGTTGAGATGTTATCTAGCACTGTTACTTCTTGGTGTGATTTGGGGGTCGAACTTTATATTTATGAAGTGGTCGACAGCACTGATTTCACCTATGCAAACGGTGATGTTACGAGTGATATTTGGTTTTATTCCTCTGCTGGTTGTGGCGTGGTATAGCAAGCAACTTAAAGTCAGTCAGTTGAAGCATTTATTTCATTTTGCGGTGATGTCGGTGCTCGCAACGACTTTCTATTATTACGGGTTCGTAGCCGGTACAACCTTAATACCAACCAGTGTGGCGGGTCTTTTGAGCGGTTCAATTCCGATTTTTACCTTTATTTCTGCATTTCTATTTTTACGTAAAGACCGGCCTACATTACAGATGTTTATTGGTGTGATCATGGGTTTTATAGGGATCGTTGTCAGTGCTAGGCCATGGGAAGGCGCTGAGGGTGTTGATGTTGTTGGGGTAATGTGGATGTTGGCTGGAACGACCAGTCTTGGCGTTTCGTTTGTTTATGCGCAACGTCAATTGTCTCCGTTGAAATTACCACCTTTGACTTTGGCCACTTGGCAGACTGGGTGTGCATCGTTGACGTTGTTGATCTTGACTGATTTTTCTGGCATCACAAGCATTACTTCTGATCTTAAAACCGTATTAGGTGTCGTCATTGGTCTTGGGGTTTTAGGAACGGGAGGCGCTTTTTTCCTTTACTATTATGCTATTGAAAAACTGGGGTCGGTAAAAGCATCAGGGGCTACTTACATAGCACCTGTAGTGGCCGTCATTATTGGTGCGTTTGTTGGCGAAGACATGAATAGTTCAATCGTGGTGGCTTTAGTATTAATTTTAGGCGGGGTGATACTGATACAGACAGGAGGACGTAAAGCATCACTTTCATGAAAGTCTGGTGCTAATTGATTATAAATATAAACGTCATTTTTCCATCATTTGAGTTCTTAACACTCTTGTTATTCTTCCACTTCAGATAGGGTGAATTCTTGCTGGAACCACTTCCAAACCGCATCGACACCAAGTTGCGGTGAACGGCTTTGCTTACGCACTAAAAAATAATCAGGCTTAACAATCTGAGTTTTTTCAAAGACGGGTATGAGTCGTCCAGCCAGAATGTCTTTTTCAACAAATACGCGACAAACTAGCGCAATACCTTGCCCTGCCAGTGCGGCATCAATCGCGAGTGTTGTTTGGTTGAAGGTTGCCCCAGCGAGTTTTTCGACAGTCTTAATAAAAGCAGGCCATTGATTATGGGCATCGTGCAAAATGGGGAATTGCTTCAAGCTTTCAAAGGAAAGAGGGAGTGAGTGGTTAATTAATAATGACGGGCTAGCGACAGCAATCAGCTCTTGCTGGAATAACCGTACCGCTTCCAAGTTTAGTGGAAAGGGGGCACTGGTTAGGCGTACGGCAATATCAATTTGGTCTCTATCGAAGTCAGACACCGACTCAGTAGCGACGGTGCGTAACTCTATATCAGGCAAAAGTGCGTTGAGCTCTCCCAATCGTGGGATCAAAATCTTCGCGGCGAAGGTCGGGGTGACGCTGATAGTGACCATTTTTGGGCGAGATCGTATGTTGTTGGTAGCTTCGCTCATAACATCGAATGCGTGAGTAATATCGGCTAAAAAGACGGCTCCTTGCGTTGTTAACGATAACCCCCGTGGCAGTCGCTGAAAAAGGGTTTGGCCTAGGTGTTCTTCTAACGCTCTGACTTGTTGCGCAACCGCGCCTTGAGTGACGCCAAGTTCTTCCGCTGCATTGCGAAAACTTAATCTTCTACCAGACACTTCAAATGCACGTAGGGAATTGAGAGGCGGAAGCTTTCTTCGTGAAATAGTCATTATCATCACCCAGTAGTTTTTCTACATTCTAAGTGGATTATTAAACGCGCGAAAGTCTTGTTTTTATACACCATACTGAAACCCTAAAAAAATAAAGGGAGTGATGTATGACAAATCAAAAAGTGGCGTTAATTATTGCCGGTGGTTCTGGTATGGGAGCGGCGGCAGCACGTAAATTGGCGCAAGAAGGGTATTGTGTCGCCATCTTATCATCTTCAGGAAAAGGTGAAGCTTTGGCGAAAGAGTTAGGGGGAATTGGAGTCACAGGCTCTAATCAGTCTAATGACGATTTGCAGCGTTTGGTGGATTTGACGATGGAAAAATGGGGGCGCATTGATGCACTGGTAAACTCTGCTGGACACGGCCCTCGTGCGCCAATTCTTGAAATAAGTGACGATGATTGGCATTTAGGCATGGAAGTTTACTTGTTAAGCGCGATTCGCCCGATTCGTCTTGTTGCCCCTATTATGGCGGCTCAAGGGGGCGGTAGTATCGTGAATATTTCGACGGCTTGGGTTAACGAGCCAACCGCCATGTTCCCAACCTCCACTGTTTTTCGGGCGGGTCTGGCCAGTTTTATGAAAATTTTCGTGGACGATTTTTCTGCGCAAAATGTGCGTATGAATAACGTATTACCTGGTTGGATAGATAGCCTCACTGAAGTAGAGGAGCGTCGAAAAATGGTGCCAATGGGGCGTTACGGCAAGACGGAAGAAATTGCTAACACAGTAGCATTTCTATTGTCGGATGAAGCTGGTTACATTACTGGACAAAGCCTTCGCGTGGACGGTGGTGTGACGAAATCAGTTTGATATAAAAAGAACAGTCTACGGCGCAGTCGTGTTTGCATGGTGTCGAGGTGCTTTATTGATTGGGACGTTATGCGATTTGACGGTTTCTTCTCATTTATCAAATGAGAAGAAACCTTAGGGAGAGAACTCTATATCGCCTCGACGGGTTGGCTTACTGGATTTCCCATTTTTTTTACAGTGCCTCAATCAATACCTTTTCAAAAAAATTCGTCACGCCTTGATAATCATGTAACGGTAAGACCTCGGCGACATATTGATCGGGGCGAACAATAATGATGCCGCCTTCTTCTTTATCGACTCCGCGTTTTTCATAGAAACAACCTTCTGCAGACTTTGCGCTGTAGACTTTTTCATAGTCTTTTAATCCGTAAAGGTCTTTTGATGGCTGTAAAACTGGATGGATATTGGCCACTTCAATGTCTCGATGTGGTTCTTGGAAGACGGCTTGTAGGTTGATGATTGCGTCAATATTCATACCTTTTGGCGTGAAACGTAGTAGGGGGGAAGCGGGATTGTTTTGTAAAAACTGACAAAGAGCTTTTACTTGGCAATCGGTTCCCATGAAGCGTTCTTTTCCAGCAAAGGCGAAAATGTGCCATCGGCCATCTGCCTTCATGCTGTGCCCAAGGTGCACGGGTTTTGCATCTGCATGACGGGTTACTTTTGCGGAATGAAAGCGCATGCCGATGGTTTGTCCTGAGGCAAGGTTTTGATGCGTTCCTGATTTTACTAACGTCGATGCTGGGTAGTGAATCGCTGTGCCAGCGGTGAAGCGGCCAAACTGCACAAAGTATTGTTGAAATGCAGCCGGATCGATGCCGTCAGGGTTGCTCGCAGATTTAGGTTTGGCACTGAACATTTTTGAAAATTCGCGATCAAAGTCGATTAGTTGTTGAGCCACAGTTTGTCTTTCAAAAGAATAACTTTGTAGTAGCTCAGGCTTCGCTCTTCCGGTTAAAACGTGGGCGAGTTTCCAGCCTAAGTTCCAAGTGTCATTGACGGAGGTGTTTAGACCTTGCCCCGCTTTTGGGCTGTGCGTGTGGCACGCATCGCCAGCGAGAAAAACACGTGGCGGACGACCATCTTCGGCATCATCAAATGCTGTCGTTAAGCGCTGGCCAATTTCATACACACTCCACCAAGCAATCTCTTTTATGTCGATGGTGTAAGGTTGCAGAATACGGTTTGCGGCGGCGATTAAATAGTCGGCCGTGATCGACTGTTTGGAGAGTCGTTCAGTATTGTTTAGTTTGTCCAATTCAATGTACAAACGCACCATGTAACCGCCTTCGCGAGGAATGATCAGCATGTTGCCTTCGTTGGCAGAATGAATGGCGGATTTTAAACGGATATCAGGAAAGTCTGTCGTCGCCAGTACATCCATTACGCCCCACGCTTGATTGATCGAGTCGCCGACTAATTCACGACCAATGGATTTTCGTACCGTGCTACGAGCGCCATCGCATCCGACCACGTATTTGGCTTTGACTGTTTCAATCACGCCAAGGTGCTGAGAGTCCAAACGCTCAAAGGTTAAGGTGACTGGATAATCGGTTGCTTGTTGATCCACTTCAAGGTGAAGTAACTTACGCGAGTAGTGTGGCACGACTTTTCCAGGGCC
This genomic stretch from Marinomonas primoryensis harbors:
- a CDS encoding DMT family transporter; amino-acid sequence: MLRCYLALLLLGVIWGSNFIFMKWSTALISPMQTVMLRVIFGFIPLLVVAWYSKQLKVSQLKHLFHFAVMSVLATTFYYYGFVAGTTLIPTSVAGLLSGSIPIFTFISAFLFLRKDRPTLQMFIGVIMGFIGIVVSARPWEGAEGVDVVGVMWMLAGTTSLGVSFVYAQRQLSPLKLPPLTLATWQTGCASLTLLILTDFSGITSITSDLKTVLGVVIGLGVLGTGGAFFLYYYAIEKLGSVKASGATYIAPVVAVIIGAFVGEDMNSSIVVALVLILGGVILIQTGGRKASLS
- a CDS encoding LysR substrate-binding domain-containing protein, translating into MTISRRKLPPLNSLRAFEVSGRRLSFRNAAEELGVTQGAVAQQVRALEEHLGQTLFQRLPRGLSLTTQGAVFLADITHAFDVMSEATNNIRSRPKMVTISVTPTFAAKILIPRLGELNALLPDIELRTVATESVSDFDRDQIDIAVRLTSAPFPLNLEAVRLFQQELIAVASPSLLINHSLPLSFESLKQFPILHDAHNQWPAFIKTVEKLAGATFNQTTLAIDAALAGQGIALVCRVFVEKDILAGRLIPVFEKTQIVKPDYFLVRKQSRSPQLGVDAVWKWFQQEFTLSEVEE
- a CDS encoding SDR family oxidoreductase; the encoded protein is MTNQKVALIIAGGSGMGAAAARKLAQEGYCVAILSSSGKGEALAKELGGIGVTGSNQSNDDLQRLVDLTMEKWGRIDALVNSAGHGPRAPILEISDDDWHLGMEVYLLSAIRPIRLVAPIMAAQGGGSIVNISTAWVNEPTAMFPTSTVFRAGLASFMKIFVDDFSAQNVRMNNVLPGWIDSLTEVEERRKMVPMGRYGKTEEIANTVAFLLSDEAGYITGQSLRVDGGVTKSV
- a CDS encoding FAD-binding monooxygenase — translated: MQFYQDGFHPGDPRIADPTDRIIAPPLKLPLPSQVDVMIVGCGPAGLNLAAQLSKFGRISTCIVEQKDDRLLVGQADGIACRTMEMFEAYDFADQIKQEAYWVNETAFWKPDADLPEHIARSGKIQDVEDDLSEMPHVIINQARVHDAFLDVMSHGPGKVVPHYSRKLLHLEVDQQATDYPVTLTFERLDSQHLGVIETVKAKYVVGCDGARSTVRKSIGRELVGDSINQAWGVMDVLATTDFPDIRLKSAIHSANEGNMLIIPREGGYMVRLYIELDKLNNTERLSKQSITADYLIAAANRILQPYTIDIKEIAWWSVYEIGQRLTTAFDDAEDGRPPRVFLAGDACHTHSPKAGQGLNTSVNDTWNLGWKLAHVLTGRAKPELLQSYSFERQTVAQQLIDFDREFSKMFSAKPKSASNPDGIDPAAFQQYFVQFGRFTAGTAIHYPASTLVKSGTHQNLASGQTIGMRFHSAKVTRHADAKPVHLGHSMKADGRWHIFAFAGKERFMGTDCQVKALCQFLQNNPASPLLRFTPKGMNIDAIINLQAVFQEPHRDIEVANIHPVLQPSKDLYGLKDYEKVYSAKSAEGCFYEKRGVDKEEGGIIIVRPDQYVAEVLPLHDYQGVTNFFEKVLIEAL